A region of Marnyiella aurantia DNA encodes the following proteins:
- the rpsI gene encoding 30S ribosomal protein S9 has translation MSTVHKIGRRKTSVARVYVKPGTGNITVNRKDAKEYFSTDVMVYKLNQPFLLTETAGQYDVTVNVFGGGNTGQAEAIRLAVSRALCEINAEHRLALKPHGLLTRDARMVERKKPGQKKARKRFQFSKR, from the coding sequence ATGTCTACAGTTCATAAAATTGGAAGAAGAAAAACTTCAGTAGCCAGAGTTTACGTGAAGCCGGGTACCGGAAACATCACTGTAAACCGTAAGGATGCTAAAGAATACTTCTCCACAGATGTGATGGTTTATAAATTGAACCAGCCTTTCCTTTTGACAGAAACTGCAGGACAGTATGATGTTACCGTAAATGTTTTCGGTGGCGGAAATACAGGTCAGGCCGAAGCTATCAGACTGGCAGTTTCCAGAGCTCTTTGCGAAATTAACGCAGAGCACAGGTTAGCACTTAAGCCTCACGGCCTGCTTACCAGAGACGCAAGAATGGTGGAAAGAAAGAAACCAGGTCAGAAGAAAGCGAGAAAGAGATTCCAGTTCTCAAAACGTTAA
- a CDS encoding MBL fold metallo-hydrolase: MDRKQFLATTFSAGLGLAIMPGFLSCAASRTLYEPFVPAAGDLKKVRGNVSRFTNRGGTVGLLETEEGFVVIDSQFPDVIQPLLDGISSKGKPVLYLCNTHHHGDHTSGNIAFQDPNTKIVAHQRVPELQRLAAEKSNKLSEQRYPTVLFDKEHLIKAGNERITAYHFGNGHTYGDVMYHFENDNVVHMGDLMFINLIPVYRTADGSDSRSWIRVLEKAQTVFDNDTMFVFGHANTPELTTGRKADLAEMARFLEASNQYVQKAISENKSTDELLKQSTHIPGFANRITPDRYRAFLDGIRQTLAG, translated from the coding sequence ATGGACCGTAAACAGTTTCTTGCCACCACCTTTTCTGCCGGGTTGGGTTTGGCCATCATGCCCGGATTTCTTAGCTGTGCCGCCTCGCGAACACTTTATGAACCCTTTGTACCGGCTGCGGGCGACCTCAAAAAAGTGCGCGGAAATGTAAGCCGGTTCACCAACCGTGGCGGTACTGTGGGCCTGCTGGAAACTGAAGAGGGATTTGTTGTAATAGATTCCCAGTTCCCGGATGTCATACAGCCCCTGCTGGACGGAATTTCAAGCAAAGGCAAGCCGGTTCTGTACCTCTGCAATACGCATCACCATGGCGATCATACATCGGGAAACATCGCGTTCCAAGATCCAAATACTAAGATAGTTGCCCACCAGCGGGTTCCCGAACTGCAGCGATTGGCAGCTGAAAAAAGCAACAAACTCAGCGAGCAGCGTTACCCCACAGTTCTTTTTGATAAGGAGCACCTGATAAAAGCCGGAAACGAGAGAATTACCGCCTATCACTTCGGCAACGGACACACTTATGGCGATGTAATGTACCATTTCGAAAATGATAATGTAGTGCATATGGGCGACCTAATGTTCATCAATTTGATTCCGGTCTACCGCACAGCCGACGGCTCAGATTCCCGCAGCTGGATCCGCGTGCTGGAAAAGGCTCAGACAGTGTTTGATAATGATACAATGTTTGTTTTTGGACATGCCAATACACCGGAATTAACCACTGGCCGTAAGGCTGATCTTGCGGAAATGGCCAGATTTTTGGAGGCCTCCAACCAATATGTTCAGAAAGCCATCAGCGAAAACAAATCTACTGACGAACTCCTGAAACAAAGCACGCATATTCCGGGTTTTGCCAATAGAATTACCCCAGACCGTTATAGAGCCTTTTTGGATGGAATCAGGCAAACTTTGGCGGGATAA
- a CDS encoding DUF1989 domain-containing protein gives MSHIHTIEKQTGKAFILNKGDILTVTDPVGMQVSDMVLFNRHDHGEKLSSGKSLDFEESILLTTGNFLWSNRSRKMAKIIEDTNGRNDFLLAPCSKETFEIMYSHEGYHPSCLENLTKNLEPMGLSQDEIPTAFNIFMNVQFDASGKISVLPPTSKAGDYVKFEAMMDLLVCLTACSAEDSNGGTFKPIQYSITPSS, from the coding sequence ATGTCGCATATACATACTATCGAAAAACAAACAGGGAAAGCTTTTATCCTTAACAAGGGTGATATTCTCACAGTTACAGATCCAGTGGGAATGCAGGTGAGTGATATGGTTTTATTCAACAGGCATGACCACGGCGAAAAACTTTCTTCCGGAAAGTCGCTGGATTTTGAGGAAAGCATTCTGCTAACCACAGGGAACTTCCTCTGGAGCAACCGGTCCCGAAAGATGGCGAAGATAATTGAAGACACTAACGGTCGTAACGACTTCCTGCTGGCACCATGCAGTAAGGAAACATTCGAAATTATGTACAGCCACGAGGGTTATCACCCGAGTTGTCTGGAAAATCTCACTAAAAATCTTGAACCTATGGGACTTTCACAAGATGAGATTCCCACGGCGTTTAATATTTTTATGAATGTTCAGTTTGATGCCAGCGGAAAGATATCCGTGTTGCCACCCACATCCAAAGCCGGCGATTACGTTAAGTTTGAAGCCATGATGGACCTGCTTGTGTGTCTGACAGCCTGTTCAGCTGAAGACAGCAATGGCGGAACTTTCAAACCAATTCAGTATTCAATCACCCCGTCGTCCTGA
- the rplM gene encoding 50S ribosomal protein L13, with protein MNTLSYKTVSANKATANKEWVVVDAEGQPLGRLASKVAKILRGKHKTNFTPHADCGDNVIVLNAGKITLSGNKWADKTYIWHTGYPGGQKSQTAEELLKKDPMKVLEKSLKGMLPKNKLGSQLFKNLYLYEGTEHKHEAQQPKTININEFK; from the coding sequence GTGAATACATTAAGTTACAAAACCGTCTCAGCTAACAAAGCTACCGCTAATAAAGAATGGGTTGTGGTAGACGCTGAAGGACAACCTTTAGGAAGGCTAGCCTCCAAGGTTGCAAAGATTTTGAGAGGTAAGCACAAAACGAATTTTACACCTCACGCAGATTGCGGAGACAATGTAATCGTTTTGAATGCTGGAAAGATTACCCTTTCCGGAAACAAGTGGGCTGACAAGACTTACATCTGGCATACAGGTTATCCTGGTGGTCAGAAGTCGCAGACAGCTGAAGAGCTATTGAAAAAAGATCCGATGAAGGTTCTGGAAAAATCCCTTAAAGGTATGCTTCCAAAGAACAAACTGGGATCTCAGCTGTTCAAGAACCTTTATCTGTATGAAGGAACTGAACACAAACATGAAGCTCAGCAGCCAAAAACTATTAATATTAACGAATTTAAATAA
- a CDS encoding serine hydrolase domain-containing protein, with protein MTRYFLPLLLYIFVACKSESPKPLSSGENTISVKDTVKEWEQKKMLRIQLDSVFAETNLNGIVSVYRNSQKYYERAQGFENFKTKKPLDSNSVFAIGSVSKQFAAAMIMRLEENGKLSTADKISKYLPEYRSKTFEEITIHHLLTHTSGISDLGPGLQSKPGAEFNYSNKGYRVLGEIVESASGKSYDENARELFAKAGISNTYTAEHFTGKNLAGAHTGTARNATAVQNMPRRLAHSSISTAAGGILSTASDLHRWNLALYNGKLLQPNSLKKFLAKTSEMKHPVIGPVNYGYGIMLAASPASYLHTGYVNGSPSLSIFYPDSNTSVVILSNIADMGRGKNAVFNPHKEVKRITDMIENALTEMNSTPPKKVTVNN; from the coding sequence TTGACAAGATATTTCCTCCCGCTGTTACTGTACATTTTCGTTGCCTGCAAATCTGAAAGCCCCAAACCTTTATCTTCTGGGGAAAACACTATTTCAGTAAAGGATACTGTTAAGGAATGGGAGCAGAAGAAAATGCTCAGGATACAACTGGATTCTGTTTTTGCTGAAACAAACTTAAATGGCATCGTCTCGGTATATCGCAACTCACAAAAATACTATGAGCGGGCACAAGGTTTTGAGAATTTCAAGACCAAAAAACCATTGGACAGCAACTCTGTCTTTGCCATCGGTTCGGTAAGCAAGCAGTTTGCAGCAGCTATGATTATGAGGTTGGAGGAAAACGGTAAACTGAGCACTGCCGACAAAATTTCCAAATATCTGCCTGAATACCGAAGCAAAACCTTTGAGGAAATTACAATTCATCACTTGCTTACGCATACTTCGGGAATAAGTGATCTTGGTCCGGGCCTGCAGTCAAAACCGGGAGCAGAATTCAATTATTCGAATAAAGGTTACAGAGTTCTGGGCGAAATTGTGGAGTCCGCGTCGGGTAAATCGTATGACGAAAACGCACGTGAACTTTTTGCTAAGGCAGGGATTTCCAACACGTATACTGCCGAACATTTTACAGGGAAAAATCTGGCGGGTGCACATACAGGTACAGCCAGGAATGCAACGGCGGTTCAAAATATGCCGAGAAGGCTCGCGCATTCATCCATCTCCACGGCGGCGGGCGGAATTCTCTCCACCGCTTCAGATCTTCACCGCTGGAATTTGGCGCTGTACAATGGGAAACTGCTGCAGCCAAATTCACTTAAAAAATTCTTAGCCAAAACCTCCGAAATGAAACATCCTGTAATCGGACCGGTAAACTATGGCTACGGCATCATGCTGGCTGCGAGTCCTGCAAGCTACCTGCACACCGGCTATGTGAACGGCTCTCCGTCGCTAAGTATATTTTATCCCGACAGTAATACATCGGTGGTAATCCTGTCGAATATCGCCGATATGGGAAGAGGGAAAAATGCTGTTTTCAATCCGCATAAGGAAGTGAAGCGGATTACGGATATGATTGAAAACGCATTGACAGAAATGAACTCAACTCCCCCAAAGAAAGTTACAGTAAATAATTAG
- a CDS encoding four-helix bundle copper-binding protein, with amino-acid sequence MNNEMLLEKLAACIAACNHCADACLEEENVHHMISCIRTDRVCAAVCTAVHQVAATQYTNMVDLLEVCVRICEECAAECEKHEHLHCQECARACRECAEACRSFMN; translated from the coding sequence ATGAACAACGAAATGCTATTAGAGAAACTGGCGGCCTGCATCGCGGCGTGTAATCACTGCGCAGACGCGTGTCTGGAAGAAGAAAATGTGCACCATATGATTAGCTGCATCCGTACGGACCGCGTTTGTGCGGCAGTGTGTACGGCGGTACATCAGGTTGCCGCTACCCAGTACACCAATATGGTAGATTTGCTGGAAGTCTGCGTGCGGATCTGTGAGGAATGTGCAGCAGAATGTGAGAAACACGAACATCTTCATTGCCAGGAATGTGCCCGTGCCTGCCGTGAATGTGCGGAAGCTTGCAGATCATTTATGAATTGA
- the rpsB gene encoding 30S ribosomal protein S2, with amino-acid sequence MAKANVKDLLEAGVHFGHMTRKWNPNMAPYIFMEKNGIHIVDLHKTAVKLDEACSALEKITSAGKKVLFVATKKQAKEVVAKHAAELNMPFITERWPGGMLTNFVTIRKAVKKMNHIDKMKKDGTFETLSKKERLQVDRQRANLEKNLGSISDMVRLPSAIFVVDIMREHIAVTEAKKLGIPVFAIVDTNSDPRKVDFVIPGNDDASKSIDMILSVVSESIKDGLSQRKADKEKSKEEGEKVSAEADADFDAE; translated from the coding sequence ATGGCAAAAGCAAATGTTAAAGACCTTTTAGAGGCAGGTGTACACTTCGGTCACATGACCCGCAAGTGGAATCCAAATATGGCTCCATACATTTTCATGGAGAAAAACGGTATTCACATCGTAGACCTACATAAAACAGCAGTGAAGTTGGACGAAGCGTGCTCCGCTTTGGAAAAAATCACCTCTGCAGGCAAAAAAGTTCTTTTCGTAGCTACTAAAAAGCAGGCGAAAGAAGTAGTGGCTAAACACGCTGCTGAACTTAATATGCCTTTCATCACTGAAAGATGGCCAGGCGGTATGCTTACGAACTTCGTAACTATCCGTAAAGCTGTTAAGAAGATGAACCACATCGATAAAATGAAGAAAGACGGTACTTTCGAAACTTTATCCAAGAAAGAAAGACTTCAGGTAGACCGCCAGCGTGCGAACCTGGAAAAGAACTTAGGTTCTATTTCAGACATGGTGCGTCTTCCGTCAGCAATCTTTGTTGTTGATATCATGAGAGAGCACATCGCAGTTACTGAAGCTAAGAAATTGGGTATCCCTGTATTTGCTATCGTAGATACAAACTCTGACCCAAGAAAAGTAGACTTCGTGATTCCTGGAAATGATGATGCTTCCAAATCTATCGACATGATTCTGAGCGTAGTTTCTGAATCTATCAAGGACGGTCTTTCCCAGAGAAAAGCTGATAAGGAAAAATCTAAAGAAGAAGGCGAAAAAGTATCAGCTGAAGCTGATGCGGATTTCGACGCTGAATAA
- a CDS encoding methylmalonyl-CoA mutase family protein: METQKYSPKNKIRIVTAAALFDGHDAAINIMRRVIQATGVEVIHLGHDKSAEEVVNCAVQEDANAIALTSYQGGHNEYFKYIYDLLKEKNASHIKIFGGGGGVILPEEIKDLMDYGITRIYSPDDGRELGLQGMIDDLVQKSDFATGEHVEVSDLDNIKFEESKSLAEVISAVENFSDEKPELVKEIEERAKDSTIPIIGITGTGGAGKSSLTDELVRRFLRSNPEKKIAIISIDPSKKKTGGALLGDRIRMNSIDDARVYMRSMATRENNVSVSPHIHSALNILKIAKPDVIVLETSGIGQSGSEITDIADVSMYVMTPEYGASTQLEKIDMLDYADLIALNKSDKRGALDALQAVKKQYQRNHVLFEQPLEEMPVYSTKASQFNDWGTTELYNELIKKVNARFEGLNLSEYEEQNVSEETTIIPPKRVRYLSEIVETNRNYDKEVENQALIAKKMYLVEGAKALIQDDQHTHDKLEKVFLKTKKELSEENAAFLHGWHHYKEELEADTYSYFVRGKEIKVQTKSETLSHLKIPKIALPKFQDWGDLIRWKGQENVPGAFPFTAGIYPFKRTGEDPTRMFAGEGGPERTNRRFHYVSAEMDAKRLSTAFDSVTLYGQDPAFPPDIFGKIGNAGVSIATLDDAKKLYSGFDLVNAMTSVSMTINGPAPMLLAFFMNAAIDQNCEKYIEENNLWDKVEAKLKEKFDDKGLTRPTYSGELPPSNNGLGLKLLGLTGDEIIEADVYAKIKAETIATVRGTVQADILKEDQAQNTCIFSTEFALRLMGDVQQYFIDEKVRNFYSVSISGYHIAEAGANPISQLAFTLANGFTYVEYYLSRGMDINEFAPNLSFFFSNGIDPEYAVIGRVARRIWAKAMREKYNANERSQMLKYHIQTSGRSLHAQEIDFNDIRTSLQALYAIYDNCNSLHTNAYDEAITTPTEESVRRAMAIQLIINKELGLAKNENPLQGSFIIEELTDLVEEAVYAEFDRITERGGVLGAMETMYQRSKIQEESMHYEWLKHTGEYPIIGVNTFLGKDGSPTVLPGEVIRSTEEEKQLQIKNLKNSQKANANKTEDALKRLQHGAINQENLFALMMDAVKYCSLGQITNALFEVGGMYRRNM; this comes from the coding sequence ATGGAAACCCAAAAATATTCTCCTAAAAACAAAATACGGATTGTAACTGCTGCTGCGCTTTTCGACGGGCACGATGCTGCAATTAATATCATGCGCCGCGTAATACAGGCCACCGGCGTGGAAGTGATTCACCTGGGTCACGACAAATCTGCTGAAGAAGTGGTGAACTGTGCCGTACAGGAAGATGCCAATGCGATCGCGCTAACTTCTTATCAGGGCGGCCACAACGAATATTTTAAATATATCTACGACCTTTTAAAGGAGAAAAACGCATCCCACATAAAGATCTTTGGTGGCGGTGGCGGCGTAATCCTTCCGGAAGAGATTAAAGATCTGATGGATTACGGAATTACAAGGATTTATTCTCCGGATGACGGCCGTGAACTTGGTCTGCAGGGCATGATTGACGATTTGGTTCAGAAATCCGACTTTGCTACGGGTGAACATGTGGAGGTTTCTGATCTGGACAATATTAAGTTTGAAGAATCCAAATCTCTTGCAGAAGTGATCTCAGCAGTGGAGAATTTTTCCGATGAGAAACCCGAGCTGGTGAAGGAAATTGAGGAAAGAGCCAAAGATTCGACTATTCCGATCATCGGAATTACCGGTACCGGCGGTGCGGGAAAATCATCGCTGACCGACGAACTGGTAAGACGTTTCCTCCGATCCAACCCGGAAAAGAAAATCGCTATTATTTCCATAGATCCATCTAAAAAGAAAACCGGTGGTGCCTTACTTGGCGACAGAATCCGCATGAATTCCATAGACGATGCGCGGGTTTATATGCGTTCCATGGCTACACGTGAGAACAATGTATCAGTCTCACCACATATACATTCGGCTCTTAACATTTTAAAAATTGCAAAACCTGATGTCATCGTACTGGAAACTTCCGGTATTGGTCAGTCGGGTTCCGAAATTACGGATATCGCAGATGTTTCAATGTATGTAATGACCCCGGAATACGGAGCTTCTACCCAGCTGGAGAAAATCGATATGCTGGATTATGCCGACCTTATCGCACTGAACAAATCGGACAAACGCGGTGCGCTGGACGCGCTGCAGGCCGTGAAGAAGCAATACCAGAGAAATCATGTACTCTTCGAGCAGCCGCTGGAAGAAATGCCCGTATATTCCACAAAAGCCAGTCAGTTCAACGATTGGGGAACAACTGAGCTTTATAATGAACTCATCAAAAAAGTAAATGCCAGGTTTGAAGGTTTGAACCTTAGTGAATACGAGGAGCAAAATGTTTCGGAAGAAACCACAATCATCCCGCCGAAAAGAGTCCGTTATCTGTCTGAAATAGTAGAAACCAACAGGAATTACGATAAAGAGGTGGAAAACCAGGCACTCATCGCCAAGAAAATGTACCTCGTGGAGGGCGCGAAAGCACTTATCCAGGACGACCAGCATACGCATGACAAACTTGAAAAGGTATTCCTGAAAACAAAAAAGGAACTTTCTGAAGAAAACGCTGCGTTTTTGCACGGTTGGCATCATTATAAAGAAGAACTGGAAGCGGATACCTATTCCTACTTTGTCCGCGGAAAAGAAATTAAAGTTCAGACCAAATCTGAAACACTCTCACACCTTAAGATTCCAAAGATCGCATTGCCTAAATTCCAGGACTGGGGCGACCTCATCCGCTGGAAAGGCCAGGAAAATGTTCCCGGAGCCTTCCCTTTTACTGCGGGAATCTATCCTTTCAAAAGAACCGGTGAAGATCCGACAAGGATGTTCGCGGGAGAAGGCGGACCGGAAAGAACAAACAGAAGATTCCATTATGTGTCGGCGGAAATGGATGCCAAAAGGCTTTCTACTGCATTCGATTCGGTGACACTTTACGGCCAGGACCCGGCATTCCCACCCGATATTTTCGGTAAAATCGGTAATGCCGGAGTTTCTATTGCAACGCTTGATGACGCTAAAAAACTGTATTCAGGTTTCGATCTTGTAAATGCCATGACATCCGTTTCCATGACGATAAACGGTCCGGCGCCAATGCTGCTCGCCTTCTTCATGAACGCCGCCATTGACCAGAACTGTGAGAAATATATTGAAGAAAATAACCTTTGGGATAAGGTAGAGGCTAAGCTAAAGGAAAAGTTTGATGATAAAGGTTTAACAAGACCTACTTACAGCGGTGAACTGCCACCAAGCAACAATGGTTTGGGTCTTAAATTACTGGGCCTTACCGGTGACGAAATTATTGAGGCTGATGTTTATGCTAAAATTAAAGCTGAAACCATCGCGACAGTTCGCGGTACCGTTCAGGCCGATATCCTGAAAGAAGACCAGGCGCAGAACACCTGTATTTTCTCCACCGAATTTGCGTTAAGGCTCATGGGTGACGTTCAGCAATACTTCATCGACGAAAAAGTAAGGAATTTCTATTCCGTATCCATTTCAGGATACCATATTGCTGAAGCAGGTGCCAACCCAATTTCACAGCTTGCCTTTACACTGGCCAACGGTTTCACTTATGTGGAATACTACCTGAGCCGAGGAATGGACATCAACGAGTTTGCTCCTAACCTTTCCTTCTTCTTCTCAAACGGTATCGACCCGGAATATGCGGTAATCGGACGGGTAGCCAGAAGAATCTGGGCGAAAGCAATGCGTGAAAAATACAACGCCAACGAAAGAAGCCAGATGCTGAAGTACCATATCCAGACATCCGGACGTTCGCTGCACGCCCAGGAAATTGATTTTAATGATATCAGGACTTCCCTGCAGGCGCTTTATGCAATTTACGACAACTGTAACTCACTGCATACCAACGCTTATGACGAGGCAATTACTACCCCGACTGAGGAATCGGTAAGAAGAGCCATGGCTATCCAGCTTATCATCAACAAAGAACTTGGACTTGCCAAGAACGAAAATCCACTTCAGGGTTCATTCATCATTGAAGAACTTACTGATTTGGTGGAAGAGGCTGTTTATGCGGAATTCGACAGGATCACGGAAAGAGGTGGCGTGCTTGGCGCCATGGAAACGATGTATCAGCGTTCCAAAATCCAGGAGGAGTCCATGCATTACGAATGGCTGAAACACACTGGCGAATACCCGATTATCGGCGTGAACACCTTCCTTGGAAAAGACGGTTCGCCAACAGTTCTGCCGGGTGAGGTAATCCGATCTACTGAAGAGGAGAAGCAGCTTCAGATTAAAAACCTAAAAAACTCCCAAAAAGCGAATGCCAACAAAACTGAAGATGCACTGAAGAGACTTCAGCATGGAGCCATCAACCAGGAAAATCTTTTTGCCCTGATGATGGATGCCGTGAAATACTGCTCGTTGGGTCAAATTACCAATGCGCTGTTTGAGGTAGGTGGAATGTACAGGAGGAATATGTAG
- the trmB gene encoding tRNA (guanosine(46)-N7)-methyltransferase TrmB — MGKNKLARFEENLRLPNVIQPTRAEALDNFHLKGKWRSEIFKNENPIVVELGCGKGEYSVGLARAFPEKNFIGIDIKGARFWFGAKEAMESNMNNVAFLRTQIELLDCFFEENEVDEIWITFPDPQIKYRRTKHRMTHPDFLERYRKVLKPEGIVHLKTDSEFLHGYTLGILQGSGHEILTAHHDIYGAPEYEPNTEHLREIKTYYEELFSSKGKTITYIKFRFRQD; from the coding sequence ATGGGCAAAAATAAACTCGCACGATTTGAGGAGAACCTTAGACTCCCAAACGTTATACAGCCAACACGCGCTGAAGCTCTGGACAATTTTCACCTGAAAGGGAAATGGCGTTCAGAGATTTTTAAGAATGAAAACCCAATCGTTGTAGAACTCGGCTGTGGTAAAGGTGAATATTCTGTTGGCTTAGCCAGGGCATTTCCGGAGAAGAACTTCATCGGAATCGATATTAAAGGTGCCCGTTTCTGGTTTGGGGCCAAAGAGGCTATGGAGAGCAACATGAACAATGTAGCTTTCCTGCGTACGCAAATTGAACTTCTGGACTGTTTCTTTGAGGAAAATGAGGTTGATGAGATCTGGATTACCTTCCCGGACCCGCAAATCAAATACAGAAGGACAAAGCACAGGATGACTCACCCCGACTTTCTGGAACGTTACAGAAAAGTCCTGAAGCCAGAAGGAATTGTACACCTGAAAACAGACTCGGAATTTCTGCACGGTTACACACTGGGCATTTTACAGGGATCGGGACATGAAATACTGACTGCACATCACGACATTTACGGCGCACCGGAATATGAGCCTAATACCGAGCATCTGCGCGAAATCAAGACTTATTATGAGGAGCTGTTCTCGTCCAAAGGGAAAACCATCACTTATATCAAATTCCGGTTCAGACAAGACTAA
- a CDS encoding lipoate--protein ligase has product MYIIDSPSNNAYFNIATEEFLLSRFPTEDLFLLYVNAPSIIVGKFQNTLAEINLDFVKEKGIKVVRRMSGGGTVYHDLGNLNFSFHTVLGQHDFMDFSIFTEPVLTLLNGLGVPAVLQGRNDLLVEGRKFSGNAKLARQGKMIQHGTILIDSEMEILADALKVNPLKFIDKATKSNRSRVVNLREYLPAGTGTEEMKDLLKEEIIKNNPGAQRYTLTEDDVAQIEKLVAEKYETWDWNFGFSPNYNYRKAIKVPAGFIEVHLDVVKGNIDKAKIFGDFFAAKPIEELEEKLLGQKHEDAEIKKILVSEDLTEYFGKVTLEEIIQLFF; this is encoded by the coding sequence ATGTACATTATTGATTCCCCGTCCAACAATGCTTATTTTAACATCGCCACAGAAGAATTCTTGCTTAGCAGATTCCCAACGGAAGATCTTTTCCTGCTTTATGTAAACGCGCCGTCTATTATCGTAGGAAAGTTTCAGAATACGCTGGCCGAGATTAACCTTGATTTTGTGAAGGAAAAAGGAATTAAGGTGGTTCGCAGGATGTCCGGTGGCGGAACTGTCTATCATGATCTTGGCAATCTGAATTTCAGTTTCCACACGGTATTGGGACAACATGATTTCATGGACTTCTCCATTTTTACTGAACCCGTTCTCACGCTGTTGAACGGGTTAGGAGTTCCCGCCGTACTGCAGGGCAGGAATGACTTGCTTGTAGAGGGAAGGAAGTTCAGTGGAAACGCGAAATTGGCCCGCCAGGGTAAGATGATTCAGCATGGCACCATCCTTATCGATTCGGAAATGGAAATCCTGGCTGATGCTTTAAAGGTAAATCCTCTGAAATTTATCGATAAGGCAACCAAATCCAACCGCTCACGCGTAGTTAATCTGAGAGAATATTTACCTGCGGGCACCGGCACTGAAGAAATGAAAGATCTGCTGAAAGAAGAGATCATCAAAAATAATCCCGGTGCGCAACGTTATACGCTTACTGAGGATGATGTGGCGCAGATTGAAAAACTGGTTGCCGAAAAATATGAAACGTGGGACTGGAACTTCGGCTTTTCACCTAACTACAATTACCGCAAAGCCATCAAGGTGCCCGCGGGATTTATTGAAGTGCATTTGGATGTGGTAAAGGGAAACATCGACAAAGCCAAGATTTTTGGTGATTTTTTTGCCGCCAAACCTATTGAAGAACTGGAAGAAAAGCTTTTGGGACAGAAACACGAAGACGCTGAAATTAAAAAAATCCTTGTTTCCGAAGACCTCACGGAGTATTTCGGCAAGGTTACTTTGGAAGAAATTATTCAGTTGTTCTTCTAG
- the gntA gene encoding guanitoxin biosynthesis heme-dependent pre-guanitoxin N-hydroxylase GntA, which yields MEVLTSSGLDLKQIDSDFQEFILKSDHPCIMAKSLFKMNNYDLQAYDEMVSTETADQIISDLKKYVQSTKIGTTDFRSFVAVFPNNKFTDEVSYETALWQTLQMLHEADPENWDSNVSSDPNDSNFSFSILGHAFYVIGLHPASSRMARQAPYTTLVFNLHSQFEKLREMGTYENVRDMVRRNDEKLQGNINPVLKDFGEEAETRQYSGRHVEDSWKCPFHHKHSK from the coding sequence ATGGAAGTCTTAACATCCTCAGGTTTAGACCTGAAACAGATAGACAGCGATTTTCAGGAGTTTATTTTAAAAAGTGATCATCCCTGTATTATGGCGAAGTCACTTTTCAAAATGAACAATTACGATCTTCAGGCATATGACGAAATGGTAAGCACTGAAACTGCTGATCAAATTATTTCTGATCTTAAAAAATATGTGCAGTCCACAAAAATTGGTACTACTGATTTCCGCTCTTTTGTGGCTGTTTTCCCAAACAACAAATTTACCGATGAGGTTTCGTATGAAACCGCACTTTGGCAAACGCTACAAATGTTACATGAGGCTGATCCTGAAAACTGGGACAGCAATGTGAGCAGCGATCCCAATGATTCCAACTTCAGTTTCAGTATTTTAGGTCATGCCTTTTATGTAATTGGTCTGCATCCGGCGAGTTCAAGGATGGCGCGCCAGGCACCTTACACGACTCTTGTATTTAATCTGCACTCCCAGTTTGAAAAACTGCGCGAAATGGGTACTTATGAAAATGTGAGAGATATGGTTCGGCGCAACGATGAGAAACTTCAGGGCAACATTAATCCTGTACTGAAAGATTTCGGTGAAGAGGCTGAAACCCGACAGTACAGCGGCCGTCATGTAGAAGACAGCTGGAAATGTCCGTTTCACCATAAACACAGCAAGTAG